Proteins found in one Acipenser ruthenus chromosome 18, fAciRut3.2 maternal haplotype, whole genome shotgun sequence genomic segment:
- the LOC117422002 gene encoding protein cornichon homolog 1 isoform X1: protein MAFTFAAFCYMLALLLTAALIFFAIWHIIAFDELKTDYKNPIDQCNTLNPLVLPEYLIHVFFCIMFLCATEWLSLGLNMPLLAYHVWRYMSRPVMSGPGLYDPTTIMNADILAFCQKEGWCKLAFYLLSFFYYLYGMIYVLVSS from the exons ATGGCGTTCACGTTTGCGGCCTTTTGTTATATGCTGGCATTGCTGCTCACGGCGGCACTCATATTCTTCGCCATCTGGCAC ATTATAGCGTTTGATGAGCTGAAGACGGACTACAAGAACCCTATAGACCAGTGCAACACGTTGAATCCT CTGGTGCTCCCAGAGTACCTGATCCATGTGTTCTTCTGCATCATGTTCCTGTGCGCGACGGAGTGGCTATCGCTGGGTCTCAACATGCCGCTGCTCGCCTACCATGTGTGGAG gtACATGAGCAGGCCGGTGATGAGCGGCCCTGGCCTCTACGATCCCACCACAATCATGAACGCTGACATTCTAGCATTCTGTCAAAAAGAGGGCTGGTGCAAGCTTGCTTTTTACCTGCTCTCCTTTTTCTACTATCTCTACGG AATGATCTACGTTCTGGTGAGCTCCTAA
- the LOC117422002 gene encoding protein cornichon homolog 1 isoform X2 encodes MNDTYIYKIIAFDELKTDYKNPIDQCNTLNPLVLPEYLIHVFFCIMFLCATEWLSLGLNMPLLAYHVWRYMSRPVMSGPGLYDPTTIMNADILAFCQKEGWCKLAFYLLSFFYYLYGMIYVLVSS; translated from the exons ATGAATGACACATACATATACAAA ATTATAGCGTTTGATGAGCTGAAGACGGACTACAAGAACCCTATAGACCAGTGCAACACGTTGAATCCT CTGGTGCTCCCAGAGTACCTGATCCATGTGTTCTTCTGCATCATGTTCCTGTGCGCGACGGAGTGGCTATCGCTGGGTCTCAACATGCCGCTGCTCGCCTACCATGTGTGGAG gtACATGAGCAGGCCGGTGATGAGCGGCCCTGGCCTCTACGATCCCACCACAATCATGAACGCTGACATTCTAGCATTCTGTCAAAAAGAGGGCTGGTGCAAGCTTGCTTTTTACCTGCTCTCCTTTTTCTACTATCTCTACGG AATGATCTACGTTCTGGTGAGCTCCTAA
- the LOC117421997 gene encoding cyclin-dependent kinase inhibitor 3-like isoform X1, producing the protein MCVCAQCSLQSPQQRPAYFTQPGRDPPCAVWPSLRCVTLPALCDPPCAVWPSLRCVTRSVHRAPRSCSSNSPVLPVRMRTSEFDSSDEEEEEQSQLQISWLSLSVVGSSQVLGICALPGCKFKDVRRNLQKDIGELKAQGVQEVFVFCTRGELIKYRVPQLLDSYRHLGLGVHHLPFPDGSAPELGQCCQILGELQESLESNRRTVIHCYGGLGRSGLIAACLLLRLSHSLTPEKAIELLREQRGPGAIQTVKQYNFLHEFREKFTEHQAAEEDSTTRSVSR; encoded by the exons atgtgtgtgtgtgcgcaatgctcccttcagagtccccagcaaagaccggcctacttcacacagccaggacgtgacccTCCCTGCGCTGTGTGGCCCTCCCTGCGCTGTGTGACCCTCCCTGCGCTGTGTGACCCTCCCTGCGCTGTGTGGCCCTCCCTGCGCTGTGTGACTCGCTCTGTGCACCGTGCACCACGCAGCTGCTCTTCtaacag ccCAGTCCTTCCCGTCAGGATGAGAACGAGCGAATTCGACTCCTCAgacgaggaggaagaggagcagAGTCAGCTACAGATCTCCTG gTTATCCCTGTCGGTCGTGGGCAGCTCCCAGGTCCTGGGCATATGTGCCCTGCCAG ggtgTAAATTTAAAGACGTGAGACGGAATCTACAGAAAGATATAG GAGAGCTGAAGGCACAGGGGGTGCAGGAGGTGTTTGTGTTCTGCACGCGCGGGGAGCTCATTAAGTACCGCGTCCCACAGCTCCTGGACTCCTACAGGCATCTGGGGCTGGGCGTGCACCACCTCCCCTTCCCCGACGGGAGCGCTCCGGAGCTGGGACAGTGCTGCCAGATCCTGGGGGAGCTGCAGGAGAGCCTGGAGAGCAACCGCAGGACCGTCATCCA CTGTTATGGAGGTCTTGGCCGCTCTGGCTTAA TCGCTGCCTGCCTCCTGCTGAGGCTGTCCCACTCCCTCACCCCGGAGAAGGCCATCGAGCTCCTCCGAGAGCAGAGGGGACCCGGAGCCATTCAGACAGTCAAG caatacaACTTCTTGCACGAGTTCCGGGAGAAGTTCACAGAACACCAGGCAGCAGAAGAGGATTCAACAACAAGATCTGTTTCAAGATAA
- the LOC117421997 gene encoding cyclin-dependent kinase inhibitor 3-like isoform X2 has translation MGRGRVCLRVVGRADWLARSNVSFLNLSGDASTRQQRQCICPVLPVRMRTSEFDSSDEEEEEQSQLQISWLSLSVVGSSQVLGICALPGCKFKDVRRNLQKDIGELKAQGVQEVFVFCTRGELIKYRVPQLLDSYRHLGLGVHHLPFPDGSAPELGQCCQILGELQESLESNRRTVIHCYGGLGRSGLIAACLLLRLSHSLTPEKAIELLREQRGPGAIQTVKQYNFLHEFREKFTEHQAAEEDSTTRSVSR, from the exons ATGGGGAGGGGGCGTGTCTGTCTGCGAGTAGTAGGCAGAGCTGATTGGCTGGCACGTTCGAATGTGAGTTTTTTAAATCTCTCCGGTGACGCATCAACTCGGCAGCAGCGGCAGTGTATTTG ccCAGTCCTTCCCGTCAGGATGAGAACGAGCGAATTCGACTCCTCAgacgaggaggaagaggagcagAGTCAGCTACAGATCTCCTG gTTATCCCTGTCGGTCGTGGGCAGCTCCCAGGTCCTGGGCATATGTGCCCTGCCAG ggtgTAAATTTAAAGACGTGAGACGGAATCTACAGAAAGATATAG GAGAGCTGAAGGCACAGGGGGTGCAGGAGGTGTTTGTGTTCTGCACGCGCGGGGAGCTCATTAAGTACCGCGTCCCACAGCTCCTGGACTCCTACAGGCATCTGGGGCTGGGCGTGCACCACCTCCCCTTCCCCGACGGGAGCGCTCCGGAGCTGGGACAGTGCTGCCAGATCCTGGGGGAGCTGCAGGAGAGCCTGGAGAGCAACCGCAGGACCGTCATCCA CTGTTATGGAGGTCTTGGCCGCTCTGGCTTAA TCGCTGCCTGCCTCCTGCTGAGGCTGTCCCACTCCCTCACCCCGGAGAAGGCCATCGAGCTCCTCCGAGAGCAGAGGGGACCCGGAGCCATTCAGACAGTCAAG caatacaACTTCTTGCACGAGTTCCGGGAGAAGTTCACAGAACACCAGGCAGCAGAAGAGGATTCAACAACAAGATCTGTTTCAAGATAA